A DNA window from Moorella thermoacetica contains the following coding sequences:
- a CDS encoding daunorubicin resistance protein DrrA family ABC transporter ATP-binding protein has translation MAVIEVRNLVKRFNDLEAVAGVTFNVEEGEIFGFLGPNGAGKSTTIKMLCTLLKPTAGRLTLAGFDVAREPDAVRRSIGLVFQDNSLDDRLTAEENLYLHGLLYGLSRAAIKERIVEVLAMVDLADRRRDIVRTFSGGMRRRLEIARGLLHHPRVLFLDEPTVGLDPQTRSAIWQHIHRLRREKNITIFMTTHYMDEAENCDRIAIIDHGRIQALDTPDNLKRQLGGDVVTLTTIDDSRLQQEIAGRYGVRVIKDEEGLRLQVSDGATFIPRVAADFGGQINSISLRRPTLDDVFLNLTGRAIREEKPSAASLMRLNRRHGRRRH, from the coding sequence GTGGCTGTAATCGAAGTCCGGAACCTGGTCAAGCGCTTTAATGATCTGGAAGCCGTAGCCGGGGTCACCTTCAATGTTGAAGAGGGGGAAATCTTCGGCTTCCTGGGGCCCAACGGCGCCGGTAAGTCGACTACCATCAAGATGCTCTGCACCCTCCTCAAACCCACGGCGGGCCGCCTTACCCTGGCCGGGTTTGACGTAGCCCGTGAGCCCGATGCCGTCCGGCGCTCCATCGGCCTGGTTTTCCAGGACAACTCCCTGGACGACCGCCTGACGGCAGAAGAAAACCTTTACCTGCACGGCCTCCTCTATGGCCTCAGCCGGGCGGCCATCAAAGAAAGGATAGTAGAAGTCCTGGCCATGGTCGACCTGGCTGACCGCCGTCGGGACATCGTCCGCACCTTCTCCGGCGGCATGCGCCGGCGGCTGGAGATCGCCCGTGGCCTGTTGCACCACCCCAGGGTACTCTTCCTGGACGAGCCGACGGTAGGCCTGGACCCCCAGACCCGCAGCGCCATCTGGCAGCACATCCACCGGCTGCGCCGGGAAAAAAACATTACCATCTTTATGACCACCCACTATATGGATGAAGCAGAAAACTGCGACCGCATCGCCATCATCGACCACGGCCGTATCCAGGCCCTGGACACCCCGGACAACCTTAAACGCCAGCTGGGGGGCGACGTGGTCACCCTGACGACCATCGACGATTCCCGGCTGCAGCAGGAGATCGCCGGCCGTTACGGGGTCAGGGTAATCAAAGACGAGGAGGGCCTGCGCCTCCAGGTTAGTGACGGAGCCACCTTCATCCCCCGGGTGGCCGCCGATTTCGGCGGACAAATTAACAGTATATCCTTGCGGCGCCCCACCCTGGACGACGTTTTCTTAAACCTTACGGGCCGGGCCATCCGCGAAGAAAAACCCTCGGCTGCCAGCCTCATGCGTCTGAACCGCCGCCACGGCCGCCGGCGCCATTAG